Proteins encoded within one genomic window of Platichthys flesus chromosome 17, fPlaFle2.1, whole genome shotgun sequence:
- the cckb gene encoding cholecystokinin, protein MTTGPCVYVLLAVLCTSCLGHPLSSQHLDEGQRSGSAPSEALLEADTHSLGEPHLRQSRSAPQLNALPVAEEAGDTRANLSELLARLISSRKGSVRRNSTAYSKGLSPNHRIADRDYLGWMDFGRRSAEEYEYSS, encoded by the exons ATGACGACAGGGCCGTGTGTGTATGTCCTGTTGGCGGTCCTGTGCACGAGCTGTTTGGGgcaccccctctcctctcagcaCCTAGACGAGGGCCAGCGCTCCGGCTCCGCTCCTTCTGAAG CCCTCCTCGAGGCTGATACCCACAGCTTGGGAGAGCCCCACCTCCGACAGAGCCGCTCTGCCCCCCAGCTGAATGCTCTTCCTGTGGCTGAGGAGGCTGGAGACACCCGGGCCAACCTCAGCGAGCTGCTGGCAAGACTCATCTCCTCCAGGAAag GTTCTGTGCGCAGAAACTCAACGGCGTACAGCAAAGGACTGAGCCCCAACCATCGGATAGCAGACAGGGACTACTTGGGCTGGATGGATTTCGGCCGCCGCAGCGCAGAGGAGTACGAGTACTCCTCgtaa